A portion of the Bombus pascuorum chromosome 8, iyBomPasc1.1, whole genome shotgun sequence genome contains these proteins:
- the LOC132909583 gene encoding histone H2A encodes MSGRGKGGKAKGKAKTRSSRAGLQFPVGRIHRLLRKGNYAERVGAGAPVYLAAVMEYLAAEVLELAGNAARDNKKTRIIPRHLQLAIRNDEELNKLLSGVTIAQGGVLPNIQAVLLPKKTGTGGSGKGDKTSQEY; translated from the exons atGTCAGGACGCGGTAAAGGTG GAAAGGCTAAGGGAAAGGCGAAGACCCGCAGTAGTAGGGCAGGGCTGCAGTTCCCTGTCGGAAGAATCCATCGTCTtttaagaaaaggaaattacgCGGAACGAGTTGGAGCTGGAGCACCAGTTTATTTGGCCGCTGTGATGGAATATTTGGCGGCTGAAGTACTCGAGTTAGCCGGGAACGCCGCAAGAGACAACAAGAAGACGAG GATAATTCCACGTCACTTACAATTAGCTATTCGCAATGacgaagaattaaataaactgCTCTCGGGTGTAACGATCGCTCAAGGTGGTGTCCTGCCTAACATTCAAGCAGTGCTTCTGCCGAAGAAAACCGGTACTGGTGGATCTGGAAAGGGAGACAAAACATCCcaggaatattaa